In Nostoc sp. CENA543, a single genomic region encodes these proteins:
- the deoC gene encoding deoxyribose-phosphate aldolase — protein MAADYPDIDIAPFIDHALLTPTATPEQVEQWCQQADRFNFASVCVYPVHVKQATELLHGKKTKVCTVIGFPTGATTGAVKLYEAQEATENGATELDVVMNLGWLKIGKTDAIHREIAEICEETGQTVKVILETNLLTDAEKKLAAEIAMDAGAAFLKTSTGWNGGATVSDVRLLKEVARDRVGIKASGGIRTLEQALDLILAGATRLGTSRGIDLIRGRDNLEKDG, from the coding sequence ATGGCAGCAGACTATCCAGATATTGATATTGCGCCATTTATCGATCATGCCCTGTTAACGCCAACAGCTACACCAGAGCAGGTTGAGCAATGGTGTCAACAAGCTGATAGATTTAATTTTGCGTCGGTGTGTGTATATCCCGTTCATGTCAAACAAGCCACAGAACTTCTACATGGGAAAAAAACCAAAGTTTGTACAGTCATTGGTTTTCCCACAGGGGCGACAACGGGGGCAGTGAAGTTGTATGAAGCGCAAGAAGCAACAGAAAACGGGGCTACAGAGTTAGATGTAGTCATGAATTTAGGTTGGTTAAAAATTGGTAAAACTGATGCTATTCACCGAGAAATTGCGGAAATTTGCGAGGAGACAGGGCAAACAGTCAAGGTGATTTTGGAAACTAACCTATTGACAGATGCAGAAAAAAAACTAGCAGCTGAAATTGCAATGGATGCAGGTGCAGCCTTCCTAAAAACTAGTACAGGCTGGAATGGTGGGGCGACAGTCTCTGATGTACGGCTGTTGAAGGAAGTTGCACGCGACAGAGTCGGAATTAAAGCTTCTGGGGGAATTCGTACCCTAGAGCAAGCCTTAGACTTAATATTAGCGGGTGCAACTAGATTAGGTACATCTCGCGGTATTGATTTGATCCGAGGGCGCGATAACTTGGAAAAAGATGGATAG
- the recO gene encoding DNA repair protein RecO — translation MSRTYKATGINLKTQVLGESDKIVTILTREFGLIRAVAPGARKHNSSLGGRSGMFVVNDLLIAKGRSLDKITQAQTVKTYPGLAQDLGKLAASQYLAEIVLCQALTEHPQEELYELLNEHLQRLETVPKNQQSSILACLAHAVFHFLALAGLTPQVQTCCLTQRHLTPDWTNPHWQVGFSISSGGIVCLEAWENLRKAAIREAGGQGSREAGGQGGREQGRKIITQSPVPNPQSPVPEYQTVVHRQEIPVISVRLNSYELAMLQQLSQPEIMQSSTIKDESWLSVEQILRQYAQYHLGRPIRSASLIDSYFAANHDATV, via the coding sequence ATGAGTAGAACCTATAAAGCCACGGGTATTAATCTTAAAACCCAGGTGCTGGGAGAATCAGATAAAATAGTAACCATTTTGACAAGGGAATTCGGGTTGATTCGAGCAGTAGCCCCAGGTGCGCGCAAACACAATTCTAGTCTTGGGGGTAGAAGCGGGATGTTTGTAGTCAATGACCTACTGATTGCTAAGGGGCGATCGCTCGATAAAATTACTCAAGCCCAAACAGTGAAAACCTATCCTGGTTTAGCCCAAGATTTGGGAAAATTAGCAGCGAGTCAGTATTTAGCAGAAATAGTTCTTTGTCAGGCGTTGACTGAACATCCCCAAGAAGAACTATATGAATTACTCAATGAACATCTCCAGCGTTTAGAAACTGTACCCAAAAATCAGCAGTCGAGTATTTTAGCCTGTCTCGCCCATGCGGTTTTCCATTTCTTAGCATTAGCAGGACTCACCCCCCAAGTCCAAACCTGTTGTTTAACTCAACGTCATCTCACCCCAGACTGGACAAATCCCCATTGGCAAGTAGGCTTTAGCATCTCATCAGGTGGCATTGTTTGTTTAGAAGCTTGGGAAAATTTGCGAAAAGCCGCCATTAGGGAAGCAGGGGGGCAGGGGAGTAGGGAAGCAGGGGGGCAGGGGGGCAGGGAGCAGGGGAGAAAAATCATTACCCAGTCCCCAGTCCCCAACCCCCAGTCCCCAGTCCCCGAATACCAAACCGTTGTCCATCGCCAAGAAATCCCCGTGATTTCTGTCAGATTAAATTCTTATGAACTGGCGATGCTCCAACAGCTCTCACAACCAGAGATAATGCAAAGTAGCACCATTAAAGATGAAAGCTGGTTATCTGTAGAGCAGATTTTACGCCAGTATGCTCAGTATCATTTAGGTCGCCCTATTCGCTCCGCCTCTTTAATCGATTCTTATTTTGCTGCCAACCATGATGCAACCGTCTGA
- a CDS encoding MFS transporter encodes MMQPSDFDTKILPLSPPHARKQNRASAPTTAPSYLSAVPHSLPIHTHSQEMSGEDISHQNKSWTSEKTQPDVPEPLKLMQPDENPAGEQTNGHSNHQQSTTPKTESPSAGDSGVGGVTTSDKQPQQGFGAVLKNPNFLALWGGQVFCQLADKVYLVLMIALINSEFQGSNQSISGWVSALMMAFTIPAVLFGSVAGVFVDRWSKKAVLVATNAWRGILVLVIPLLLWLTHDWQPIGMLPVGFAIILAVTFLVSTLTQFFAPAEQAAIPLVVKEQDLLSANSLYTTTMMASVIVGFAVGEPLLALADTIWAQLGGHNGFGKELLVGGSYAIASIILLLLATNEKTHAPETEFPHVFSDLQDGLRYLKENYHVRNALLQLTILFSVFAALTVLAVRMAEIIPHLKASQFGFLLAAGGVGIAIGATLIGQFGQRFSYNQLSLFGCVGMAASLIGLSVFTTQLGLVLLLVTTLGVFGALVGIPMQTTIQTETLPAMRGKVFGLQNNVVNIALSLPLALAGVAETFVGLKAVFMGLAAIVISGGILTWYNSRD; translated from the coding sequence ATGATGCAACCGTCTGATTTTGATACGAAAATTCTGCCGTTGTCACCCCCACACGCCAGAAAACAGAATAGGGCATCAGCTCCTACTACTGCACCCAGTTATTTAAGTGCTGTTCCTCATTCTCTGCCCATTCACACCCACAGCCAAGAAATGTCCGGTGAAGACATTTCCCATCAAAATAAATCTTGGACATCAGAAAAAACTCAACCAGATGTACCAGAACCTTTAAAGCTAATGCAGCCAGATGAAAATCCTGCTGGTGAACAAACTAATGGACATAGTAATCATCAACAGTCCACTACTCCAAAAACAGAATCCCCATCAGCAGGTGATTCTGGTGTTGGAGGAGTCACAACGTCCGATAAGCAGCCACAGCAGGGTTTTGGAGCTGTCCTGAAAAATCCCAACTTTCTCGCGCTTTGGGGTGGTCAGGTATTTTGTCAGCTAGCAGATAAAGTCTACTTAGTATTGATGATTGCTTTGATTAACAGTGAATTCCAAGGCAGTAATCAAAGTATCAGTGGTTGGGTATCGGCTTTAATGATGGCGTTCACGATTCCGGCTGTGCTGTTTGGTTCGGTGGCGGGTGTGTTTGTTGATCGCTGGTCAAAAAAGGCTGTGTTAGTTGCTACTAATGCTTGGCGGGGCATTTTAGTTTTAGTGATTCCCCTGCTGCTGTGGTTGACTCATGATTGGCAACCCATCGGGATGCTACCTGTGGGTTTTGCGATTATTTTGGCGGTAACTTTTTTAGTGTCTACCTTGACGCAGTTTTTTGCCCCAGCAGAACAGGCGGCGATTCCTTTAGTAGTTAAAGAACAGGATTTACTCTCAGCGAATTCTTTATATACAACCACAATGATGGCATCGGTAATTGTGGGGTTTGCAGTGGGAGAACCGTTACTTGCCTTGGCGGATACGATTTGGGCGCAACTGGGTGGTCATAACGGCTTTGGGAAAGAACTATTGGTGGGTGGTAGCTATGCGATCGCCAGTATTATTTTGCTATTACTAGCCACTAACGAAAAAACTCACGCCCCAGAAACGGAATTTCCTCATGTGTTTTCCGACTTGCAGGACGGGTTACGCTATCTCAAAGAGAACTATCATGTTCGTAATGCCTTACTGCAACTGACAATTTTATTTTCTGTGTTTGCCGCATTGACAGTTTTAGCTGTGCGGATGGCAGAAATTATTCCTCACTTAAAAGCTTCTCAGTTCGGCTTTTTATTGGCGGCTGGTGGTGTGGGAATTGCCATTGGTGCGACCTTGATTGGTCAATTCGGGCAACGTTTTTCCTATAATCAACTGAGCTTATTTGGCTGTGTAGGTATGGCAGCATCTTTAATTGGTTTGTCTGTATTTACCACACAATTGGGTTTAGTCTTACTTTTAGTCACAACCCTGGGTGTGTTTGGGGCTTTGGTGGGTATTCCCATGCAGACAACTATTCAAACAGAAACCCTACCAGCTATGCGGGGTAAGGTCTTCGGCTTACAGAATAACGTTGTGAATATTGCCTTATCTCTACCTTTAGCATTAGCAGGGGTGGCGGAAACCTTTGTGGGGTTAAAAGCTGTATTTATGGGATTAGCCGCGATCGTCATTTCTGGGGGGATTTTAACTTGGTATAACTCCCGTGATTAA
- a CDS encoding glycosyltransferase family 4 protein produces the protein MRIAWIGKKSPFCGNVTYSREITNSLLDRGHQVSFLHFAQEESESDNWPNFQEVSLPFIYKSQVYTIPTLKATKVLTESLREIKPDIVHASLTLSPLDFFLPEICDQLNLPLVATFHTPFAGKGAKLISGTQLLAYQLYAPFLDNYDRVIVFSQIQRELLANMGVRDKKIAVIPNGVDIDKYSPGYSEVKAEFKAERLFVYQGRIAPEKNVESLLRAWKQGNMGAGSKLLVVGDGPLRASLEPFYGAEYGIIWLGFVADEERRIKILRGADVFILPSLVEGLSLSLLEAMACGLACIATDVGADGEVLEKGAGVVVNPKTARSQLRTLLPLFQDHPELTTLLGQKARNRVLDLYTLSKNITKLEELYQEVLASQPVGLI, from the coding sequence ATGCGTATAGCCTGGATTGGAAAAAAGTCACCCTTTTGTGGCAACGTTACTTACAGTAGAGAAATTACTAACTCTTTGTTAGATCGCGGGCATCAAGTTAGCTTTCTACACTTTGCTCAAGAAGAATCTGAAAGTGACAATTGGCCAAACTTTCAAGAAGTTTCTTTGCCTTTCATTTATAAATCGCAGGTTTACACCATACCAACTTTAAAAGCCACAAAGGTTTTAACAGAGTCACTTAGGGAAATCAAACCAGATATTGTCCACGCTTCTTTGACTTTATCTCCCCTAGATTTTTTTCTACCAGAAATTTGTGATCAATTAAATTTGCCCCTAGTGGCTACATTTCATACACCATTTGCAGGGAAAGGGGCGAAGCTAATTTCAGGAACACAGCTTTTAGCCTATCAACTCTACGCACCTTTTTTAGATAACTATGATCGCGTCATTGTCTTTTCTCAAATTCAGCGAGAATTGTTAGCAAATATGGGTGTACGCGACAAAAAAATCGCAGTCATTCCCAATGGTGTAGATATAGACAAATACTCTCCTGGTTATTCTGAAGTTAAAGCAGAATTTAAAGCAGAACGTTTGTTTGTTTATCAAGGCAGAATCGCTCCCGAAAAAAATGTAGAGTCTCTATTGAGAGCTTGGAAGCAAGGCAACATGGGAGCAGGTAGCAAGTTATTAGTTGTAGGTGATGGCCCTTTAAGAGCTTCCTTAGAACCATTTTATGGTGCTGAATACGGTATTATCTGGCTAGGATTTGTCGCTGATGAAGAGCGGCGCATTAAGATTTTACGCGGTGCAGATGTCTTTATTTTGCCTTCATTAGTGGAGGGATTGTCTTTATCTTTATTAGAGGCGATGGCTTGTGGACTAGCTTGTATAGCCACAGATGTCGGTGCAGATGGCGAAGTCTTAGAAAAAGGTGCAGGAGTTGTTGTTAACCCGAAAACGGCGCGATCGCAATTACGTACTCTGTTACCTTTATTTCAAGACCATCCTGAATTAACAACTTTGCTAGGACAAAAAGCCAGAAACCGTGTACTAGACCTTTACACGCTCAGTAAAAACATTACTAAATTAGAAGAACTTTATCAAGAAGTTTTAGCATCACAGCCTGTAGGTCTGATTTAG
- a CDS encoding DnaJ C-terminal domain-containing protein, with protein sequence MRKIKIAIPLHSVAGDRLTIAGEGNAGRRGGESGDLYIDLDINS encoded by the coding sequence GTGAGAAAAATAAAAATTGCGATTCCGCTTCATAGTGTAGCAGGCGATCGCCTCACCATTGCGGGGGAGGGTAACGCAGGTCGTCGCGGTGGTGAATCTGGTGATTTATATATTGATTTAGATATCAATAGCTAA
- a CDS encoding peptidase, translating to MINKQLLAALVLAIATGLLIVLTNFSGFAVSLKLPPAKTHPLPPTLAQWQDNTNSGDYFSQIATTEVGYLVWSKFPVKVFIQRPTGINEQQAQVWFNSVLDTVQEWNDFLPLLVVESSDLADITIERKTPPLEFSREDRSPRARSALTRYELYTLDHVLLHRVSILLSPSQTGRYLLAASRHELGHALGIWGHSPLETDALYFSQVRNSPFISHRDVNTLKRIYEQPTSLGFSY from the coding sequence TTGATTAACAAGCAGTTATTAGCAGCCTTGGTATTGGCGATCGCCACGGGGCTGCTAATTGTTTTAACTAATTTCTCAGGTTTTGCTGTTTCCCTAAAATTACCTCCAGCCAAAACCCACCCGCTACCGCCTACACTGGCTCAATGGCAAGATAACACTAATAGTGGTGACTATTTCTCGCAAATAGCTACAACTGAAGTCGGTTATCTGGTGTGGTCGAAATTTCCTGTGAAAGTGTTTATTCAACGACCAACGGGAATTAATGAGCAACAGGCGCAAGTTTGGTTTAATAGTGTTTTAGATACTGTCCAAGAGTGGAATGATTTTTTACCTTTACTAGTAGTAGAGTCTTCAGACTTAGCTGATATTACCATTGAGCGCAAAACCCCGCCATTAGAGTTTTCTCGTGAAGATAGAAGTCCGCGTGCGCGTTCTGCTTTAACTCGCTACGAGTTATATACTCTTGATCATGTTTTACTGCACCGTGTCAGTATTTTATTGAGTCCTAGCCAAACTGGTCGTTATCTCTTAGCCGCTTCTCGTCACGAACTCGGTCACGCTTTGGGAATTTGGGGTCATAGTCCCCTAGAAACGGACGCGCTTTACTTTTCCCAAGTCCGCAATTCACCGTTTATTTCTCATAGAGATGTCAACACGCTAAAACGGATTTACGAACAACCTACTAGTTTAGGTTTTAGCTATTGA
- the secG gene encoding preprotein translocase subunit SecG: protein MTVTNILQAIWAISALGVIVLVLLHSPKGDGIASIGGQAQLFTSTKSAENTLNRITWALTVIFLGLTVVLSAGWLK, encoded by the coding sequence ATGACAGTAACAAATATTTTGCAAGCTATTTGGGCGATTTCAGCCCTGGGTGTTATCGTTTTAGTATTACTCCATAGCCCCAAAGGTGATGGTATCGCTTCTATTGGTGGACAAGCACAGTTATTTACCAGCACCAAAAGCGCAGAAAATACCTTAAACCGCATTACTTGGGCGTTGACAGTGATTTTTCTGGGTTTAACAGTAGTTTTAAGTGCTGGTTGGCTAAAATAA
- the gpmI gene encoding 2,3-bisphosphoglycerate-independent phosphoglycerate mutase — protein sequence MTKAPVAPVVLVILDGWGYCEEKRGNAIIAAKTPVMGSLWAAYPHTLIHTSGKAVGLPEGQMGNSEVGHLNIGAGRVVPQELVRISDAVEDGSILSNSALVKICQEVRSRNGKLHVVGLCSEGGVHSHITHLFGLLDLAKDQRISEVCIHAITDGRDTAPTDGIKAISAIEDYINRVGIGRIVTVSGRYYAMDRDRRWDRVQQAYNVMTQTGNGDGRKAVDVLQASYAEGVTDEFIVPVRIAPGAVEPGDGVIFFNFRPDRARQLTQAFVSEEFTGFAREQVKPLSFVTFTQYDGDLPVTVAFEPQNLSNILGEVIANHGLKQFRTAETEKYAHVTYFFNGGLEEPFAGEDRELVSSPMVATYDKAPAMSAAAVTDVAIAAIAKGIYSLVVINYANPDMVGHTGQMDATVTAIETVDNCLGRLLEGVSKAGGTAIITADHGNAEYMLDEAGNSWTAHTTNPVPLILVEGEKAKIPGYGTNVELRSDGRLADIAPTILDILQLPQPPEMTGRSLLKPAEYDVQRPRTPIPVGL from the coding sequence ATGACCAAAGCACCTGTTGCTCCTGTGGTGCTAGTCATTTTAGACGGATGGGGCTACTGCGAGGAGAAGCGAGGAAACGCTATTATCGCTGCCAAAACGCCAGTAATGGGAAGTTTATGGGCAGCCTACCCGCATACTCTCATCCACACATCAGGGAAAGCCGTAGGATTGCCAGAGGGTCAAATGGGTAACTCGGAAGTTGGTCATTTGAACATCGGCGCAGGTCGAGTCGTACCCCAGGAATTGGTACGCATTTCTGATGCTGTGGAGGATGGTTCTATCCTCAGCAACTCAGCTCTTGTCAAAATTTGCCAGGAAGTTCGCTCTCGGAATGGCAAGCTGCATGTAGTTGGGCTGTGTTCTGAGGGTGGAGTACACTCACATATCACCCATCTGTTCGGACTACTTGACTTAGCCAAAGATCAGCGAATTTCAGAAGTTTGTATCCACGCCATCACTGATGGCCGTGACACTGCACCCACAGATGGAATTAAAGCCATCAGTGCCATAGAAGACTACATTAACCGTGTAGGCATTGGACGCATAGTAACCGTTAGTGGTCGTTACTATGCAATGGATCGCGATCGCCGTTGGGATCGAGTCCAACAAGCCTATAACGTCATGACCCAAACCGGCAACGGTGACGGTCGCAAAGCAGTGGATGTCTTACAAGCATCCTATGCCGAAGGCGTAACTGATGAATTCATTGTTCCAGTACGCATTGCTCCTGGTGCAGTCGAGCCAGGAGACGGGGTGATCTTCTTCAACTTCCGCCCTGACCGTGCTAGACAATTAACTCAAGCGTTTGTCAGCGAAGAATTTACAGGTTTTGCCAGAGAGCAAGTCAAGCCTCTGTCTTTTGTGACATTTACCCAGTACGATGGCGATTTGCCCGTAACTGTAGCCTTTGAACCACAGAATTTGAGTAATATTCTGGGTGAAGTTATCGCTAATCACGGCTTAAAGCAGTTTCGGACTGCGGAAACCGAAAAATACGCCCACGTTACCTATTTCTTTAACGGGGGTTTAGAAGAACCATTTGCGGGAGAAGACCGGGAATTAGTCAGCAGTCCAATGGTAGCGACCTATGACAAAGCCCCGGCCATGTCAGCCGCCGCCGTAACTGATGTAGCGATCGCCGCCATTGCCAAAGGCATCTACTCCTTGGTGGTGATCAACTATGCAAACCCAGATATGGTGGGTCATACTGGTCAAATGGATGCTACTGTCACAGCCATTGAAACAGTAGATAATTGTTTAGGTCGTCTGTTAGAAGGTGTGAGCAAAGCCGGTGGTACAGCTATTATTACCGCCGATCATGGCAACGCCGAGTATATGCTAGATGAAGCAGGTAATTCTTGGACGGCTCACACCACTAACCCAGTTCCTCTAATTTTAGTGGAAGGTGAAAAAGCCAAAATCCCTGGCTACGGTACAAATGTCGAATTGCGGAGTGATGGCAGACTAGCCGACATCGCACCCACGATTTTAGACATTTTACAACTACCCCAACCACCAGAAATGACTGGGCGATCGCTGCTCAAACCAGCAGAATACGACGTACAACGCCCTCGCACACCTATACCAGTAGGGTTGTAG
- a CDS encoding DUF3124 domain-containing protein has protein sequence MKLSPHFYLTMAFILLIASCTPSESSSQLQSQTHQVKSSQKVVNLDKNFQIAMGQTLYVPIYSHIYHDDRQQVLNLAATLSIRNTDLMNPLIITSVRYYDSNGKLVKQYLEQPIQIDALASSDFYVSRSDTTGGLGANFIVEWVAQTEISEPIVEAVMIATEFQQGISFVSSGRVIKSYKQSKR, from the coding sequence ATGAAATTATCCCCACATTTTTATTTAACTATGGCGTTTATCTTGCTGATTGCATCTTGTACGCCATCGGAAAGTTCGTCACAATTACAATCTCAGACTCATCAGGTTAAATCATCTCAAAAAGTAGTGAATCTGGATAAGAATTTTCAGATAGCAATGGGTCAAACTCTCTATGTACCTATCTATTCTCATATCTATCATGATGACCGCCAGCAGGTTTTAAATTTAGCAGCTACCCTCAGTATTCGTAATACAGATTTGATGAATCCTCTGATAATTACTTCCGTGCGTTACTATGACTCAAATGGTAAATTAGTTAAGCAATATTTAGAGCAACCTATTCAAATTGATGCTTTAGCTTCTAGTGATTTTTATGTGTCGAGAAGTGATACTACTGGCGGTTTAGGGGCAAATTTTATTGTAGAGTGGGTAGCTCAAACAGAAATTTCTGAGCCGATAGTAGAAGCGGTGATGATTGCTACTGAATTTCAACAGGGTATTTCTTTTGTTAGTTCTGGTAGGGTTATTAAAAGCTATAAACAATCTAAAAGATAA
- a CDS encoding ABC-F family ATP-binding cassette domain-containing protein: MLRLEHISKIYPTGEVLKDINWEVKPGDRIGLVGVNGAGKSTQLKIIMGEIEPTAGDIIRPASLHIAYLNQEFEVDPGRTVREEFWTVFKEANAVQLALAQVQHEMQTATPEELDVLINKLDRLQRQFEALDGYGLEARIGKILPEMGFEPEDSDRLVSAFSGGWQMRMSLGKILLQKPDVLLLDEPTNHLDLETIEWLENYLKGLTTPMVIVSHDREFLDRLCTQIVETERGVSTTYLGNYSAYLTQKAENQSAQLSAYERQQKEIEKQQAFVDRFRASATRSTQAKSREKQLDKIERIEAPTASVRTLHFRFPPAPRSGREVVKIKDLTHIYGDKILFLGANLLIERGDRIAFLGHNGAGKSTLLRMIMGLEPPTEGNVELGEHNVIPGYFEQNQAEALDLNKTVMETIHDEVPDWKNEDVRTLLGKFLFSGDTVFKPVGALSGGEKARLALAKMLLRPANLIILDEPTNHLDIPAKEMLEESLQNYDGTAIIVSHDRYFISQVANKIVEIRDGEFRVYLGDYHYYLEKIAEEKEAARLEAIAAEKAAKKAAKSAKSAAKKK, translated from the coding sequence ATGCTGCGACTAGAACATATTAGTAAAATTTATCCTACTGGCGAAGTTCTCAAAGATATCAATTGGGAAGTCAAGCCAGGCGATCGCATTGGTTTAGTCGGTGTGAACGGTGCAGGAAAATCCACCCAATTGAAAATCATCATGGGGGAAATCGAACCGACGGCGGGAGACATTATCCGTCCTGCTAGTCTGCACATAGCTTATCTGAACCAAGAGTTTGAAGTAGATCCAGGCCGCACGGTTAGAGAAGAATTTTGGACTGTATTTAAAGAAGCTAACGCAGTACAACTGGCTTTGGCGCAGGTACAGCATGAGATGCAAACGGCGACTCCTGAAGAATTGGACGTGCTGATTAATAAATTAGATCGCCTACAGCGTCAGTTTGAAGCTTTAGACGGCTATGGTTTAGAAGCACGCATCGGGAAAATTCTCCCAGAAATGGGATTTGAGCCAGAAGATAGCGATCGCCTCGTAAGTGCTTTTTCTGGCGGTTGGCAAATGCGGATGAGTTTGGGTAAAATCCTCCTGCAAAAACCCGATGTCTTACTACTGGACGAACCTACGAACCACCTGGATTTAGAAACCATTGAGTGGTTAGAAAATTACCTCAAAGGTCTAACTACCCCAATGGTGATAGTTTCCCATGACCGGGAATTTCTTGACCGTCTCTGCACCCAAATTGTCGAAACTGAACGTGGTGTTTCCACAACTTATTTAGGAAATTATTCGGCTTATCTCACACAAAAAGCCGAAAATCAATCAGCACAACTGAGTGCTTACGAACGCCAGCAAAAAGAAATCGAGAAACAACAGGCGTTTGTGGATAGATTCCGTGCTAGTGCTACCCGCAGCACCCAAGCCAAAAGCCGCGAAAAGCAACTGGACAAAATCGAACGCATCGAAGCACCCACAGCTAGCGTCAGAACCTTGCATTTCCGCTTTCCCCCTGCACCCCGTAGCGGTAGAGAAGTAGTCAAAATTAAGGACTTAACCCATATCTACGGCGACAAGATTTTATTTTTGGGTGCAAATCTGTTGATTGAAAGAGGCGATCGCATCGCCTTCCTGGGTCACAATGGTGCAGGAAAATCTACCTTATTGCGAATGATTATGGGTTTAGAACCACCCACAGAAGGCAATGTAGAATTAGGCGAACATAACGTTATTCCTGGCTATTTTGAGCAGAATCAAGCGGAAGCTTTGGATTTAAATAAAACAGTCATGGAAACCATTCACGATGAAGTCCCCGACTGGAAAAATGAAGATGTCCGCACACTTTTAGGGAAGTTTTTATTTAGTGGTGACACAGTATTTAAACCAGTGGGTGCATTAAGTGGAGGCGAAAAAGCCCGTTTAGCATTAGCGAAAATGCTACTGCGTCCGGCAAACTTAATTATTTTGGATGAGCCGACAAATCACCTCGACATTCCCGCCAAGGAAATGTTAGAAGAATCACTGCAAAACTACGATGGCACAGCAATTATAGTTTCCCACGACCGCTATTTTATTTCCCAAGTGGCGAATAAAATTGTGGAAATTCGTGATGGTGAATTCCGTGTTTATTTAGGTGATTACCACTATTATCTCGAAAAAATTGCCGAAGAAAAAGAAGCAGCCAGATTAGAAGCGATCGCGGCGGAAAAAGCTGCTAAGAAAGCCGCTAAATCCGCAAAATCTGCTGCTAAGAAAAAGTAA
- a CDS encoding Rpn family recombination-promoting nuclease/putative transposase: protein MTEKREEGVYFVATITKEELEEMFSLSELRNTRYFQDVFQEGREEGREEGREEGREEGVRIGKLKVVPPMLAAGLTIEQIAQALELSVEEVQQAVQATGDV, encoded by the coding sequence GTGACAGAAAAGAGAGAGGAAGGTGTTTATTTCGTAGCAACAATCACTAAGGAGGAGCTAGAGGAAATGTTTAGCCTCAGTGAGTTAAGGAATACCCGATATTTTCAGGATGTTTTCCAAGAAGGTAGAGAAGAGGGTAGAGAAGAAGGTAGAGAAGAAGGCAGAGAAGAGGGTGTGCGTATAGGTAAATTAAAAGTTGTACCGCCAATGTTAGCAGCAGGCTTGACAATAGAACAAATAGCACAAGCTCTAGAATTAAGTGTTGAGGAAGTACAGCAGGCTGTACAGGCAACAGGTGACGTGTAA
- a CDS encoding Rpn family recombination-promoting nuclease/putative transposase has translation MKTDSIFYRLFQEFPDIFFELIGNSPDVASIYQFSSIEIKQTAFRIDGVFVPNGENEQPIYFVEVQFQADDGIYSRLMAEICLYLRQNQPVNDWGAVVLYPSRSIDIGDIKHYREFFVSQRIRRIYLDELSTGSPLPIGIATVKLIVASEDTAITTARNLVERTKLEIDSPRKQQQLLQLIETILLYKLPTITKEELEEMFSLSELRNTRYFQDVFQEGKEEGREEGREEGREEGREEGREEGREEGREEGVRIGKLKAVPPMLAAGLTIEQIAQALELSVEEVQQAVQATGDG, from the coding sequence GTGAAAACAGACAGTATTTTTTATCGTCTCTTTCAAGAATTTCCCGATATATTCTTTGAATTGATTGGAAATTCGCCCGATGTTGCTAGCATCTACCAATTTTCGTCTATCGAAATTAAGCAAACAGCCTTTAGAATCGATGGTGTATTTGTTCCCAATGGAGAAAATGAGCAACCAATTTACTTTGTAGAAGTGCAGTTTCAAGCTGATGATGGGATTTATTCACGTCTGATGGCGGAAATATGCTTGTATCTACGTCAAAATCAACCTGTAAATGATTGGGGTGCTGTGGTTTTATACCCAAGCAGAAGTATAGACATAGGAGATATTAAACATTACAGAGAATTCTTTGTTAGTCAAAGAATCAGGCGGATTTACCTGGATGAGTTAAGCACAGGTTCACCTTTACCCATTGGTATTGCAACGGTTAAATTAATTGTGGCATCTGAAGACACAGCCATCACCACAGCAAGAAATTTAGTAGAAAGAACAAAATTAGAAATAGACTCACCAAGAAAACAACAGCAATTATTACAATTAATAGAGACTATCTTGTTGTATAAGTTGCCCACAATCACTAAAGAGGAGCTAGAGGAAATGTTTAGCCTCAGTGAGTTAAGGAATACCCGATATTTTCAGGATGTTTTCCAAGAAGGTAAAGAGGAAGGTAGAGAAGAGGGTAGAGAAGAAGGTAGAGAAGAGGGTAGAGAAGAGGGTAGAGAAGAAGGTAGAGAAGAAGGTAGAGAAGAGGGTGTGCGTATAGGCAAATTAAAAGCTGTACCGCCAATGTTAGCAGCAGGCTTGACAATAGAACAAATAGCACAAGCTCTAGAATTAAGTGTTGAGGAAGTACAGCAGGCTGTACAGGCAACAGGTGATGGGTAA